In Bacteroidales bacterium, one DNA window encodes the following:
- a CDS encoding ATP-binding protein yields the protein MLNSIRNRLLVWFIVFMLLIAGILVPVNLAFNNKEKHISSVADRINSLNIAFLRDSKNINNFLSLESANQDFFTEGKSSYLVRHQEQSKDLSTFLQQIRTSGETAKLGISADLAFLDNKMNRYNAVFDSLVYLVYKRGYRNFGLQGELADYASMLERAPGLTNKDILRLRNIENYYFQNKDTAAVKAMQNQLAYLGDKISRNSKLSVLEKNRTMSLVSNYTGSFMRVVDIDRLSGLDRNIALRAQLDKLGAEIEKSFNTISSKTASAQKVILARLSMFYIISVILVFALALGLSLHATRYIASHIEALTSYISAMSTNDADSNHAPDLQNSAKEIKQIYGEFRNLFSQLKIWEKQRDNAMRNADDNQQRYRELADMLPQSVFETDVYGNYSYVNKAWYQAFGYSERELNDGLNLIETLVSENAEDILGISKIENSTFSAIRKNNSRFPVSVYTDNIIRNGKIAGKRGIIVDITDKVNYIKTLQQETSKAKSSDELKSSFLANMSHEIRTPMNSIIGFSNLLASEQIPEVQKKDFTQYIQTSSEILLNLVDDIIDIAKIEAGELKIVKKDCNLNALCAELLNTSLETRNKFNKQHIALSFLQDDPSSSDVFLKTDPFRLRQVLVNLINNAIKFTDKGFVEFGYHIKEETLIEFYVKDTGPGMSREELNMIFERFKRARTSEEKNIVGTGLGLAISKNLVQLLGGEMWVDSIAGTGTTFVFTIPYLKPTILPEHRQISAQPEVQYNWNGRKVLIAEDDQISFRFLNELLRKTQVEIIHASNGKKAVDVVKSGERLDLVIMDIQLPVMDGLQATRLIKTMNPDLPVIAQTAYAMAGDNEKIRQAGCDDYVPKPLDASTLMAVMDRYLKTTETSAENRSRIISN from the coding sequence ATGCTAAATTCTATCCGAAACAGGCTCCTTGTCTGGTTTATAGTTTTTATGCTGCTTATTGCCGGTATCCTGGTTCCGGTTAACCTGGCCTTCAACAATAAAGAAAAACATATTTCTTCGGTAGCGGACAGGATCAATTCGTTGAACATTGCGTTCCTGAGAGACAGCAAAAACATCAACAATTTTCTGTCACTTGAATCAGCCAATCAGGATTTCTTTACAGAGGGAAAAAGTTCATACCTGGTCAGGCACCAGGAACAAAGCAAAGATCTGAGTACTTTTTTACAACAGATAAGAACTTCGGGAGAAACAGCAAAACTGGGAATTTCGGCGGATCTGGCTTTTCTTGATAATAAAATGAACCGCTACAATGCTGTGTTCGACAGCCTGGTTTATCTGGTGTACAAGCGCGGTTACAGGAATTTCGGGCTCCAGGGAGAACTTGCCGATTATGCTTCGATGCTTGAAAGAGCTCCCGGACTTACAAATAAAGATATTCTGCGTTTGCGGAATATTGAAAATTACTATTTTCAGAATAAGGATACAGCCGCAGTTAAGGCGATGCAAAACCAACTGGCTTACCTGGGCGACAAAATCTCACGAAACAGTAAGCTCTCTGTATTAGAAAAGAACAGGACTATGAGCCTGGTCAGCAATTATACCGGGTCGTTCATGAGGGTTGTTGATATCGATCGCCTTTCAGGACTGGACAGAAACATTGCGTTAAGGGCGCAACTGGATAAGCTGGGTGCTGAAATAGAAAAATCGTTCAACACCATTTCCTCAAAGACCGCTTCCGCGCAAAAAGTGATACTGGCGCGACTCAGCATGTTTTATATTATATCTGTAATTCTTGTTTTCGCTTTAGCACTGGGCCTGAGTTTACATGCCACCCGCTATATTGCCTCACATATCGAAGCACTTACAAGCTACATTTCAGCCATGTCGACAAACGACGCTGATTCAAACCATGCTCCTGATTTACAGAATTCAGCAAAGGAAATCAAACAGATTTATGGTGAATTCAGAAACCTTTTTTCACAGCTTAAAATATGGGAGAAACAGCGCGACAATGCCATGCGCAACGCGGATGACAACCAGCAAAGATATCGTGAACTGGCTGATATGCTCCCGCAAAGTGTTTTTGAGACGGATGTATACGGTAATTATTCGTATGTAAATAAAGCCTGGTACCAGGCTTTCGGTTACAGTGAGAGAGAACTGAATGACGGACTCAACCTGATTGAAACCCTTGTATCCGAAAATGCTGAGGACATTCTTGGTATTAGCAAAATTGAAAATTCCACATTCAGCGCCATTCGTAAAAATAACAGCCGTTTCCCGGTATCTGTTTACACCGACAATATCATCCGCAACGGTAAAATTGCAGGAAAAAGGGGAATTATAGTGGACATCACCGACAAGGTTAATTATATTAAAACTCTGCAGCAGGAAACAAGTAAAGCGAAATCTTCAGACGAATTAAAATCCTCCTTCCTTGCCAATATGTCGCATGAGATAAGGACACCCATGAACTCCATCATCGGGTTTTCAAATCTCCTGGCTTCGGAGCAGATACCAGAAGTTCAGAAAAAGGATTTTACGCAATATATTCAAACCAGCAGCGAGATTTTACTTAACCTGGTGGATGATATCATCGACATAGCAAAAATTGAAGCAGGAGAGCTTAAAATCGTTAAAAAGGACTGTAATCTGAATGCCCTGTGTGCTGAATTATTGAATACTTCGTTGGAAACCCGGAATAAGTTCAACAAACAGCATATAGCTCTTTCTTTTTTACAGGATGACCCATCATCATCAGACGTTTTTCTTAAAACCGATCCTTTCAGGCTCAGGCAGGTCCTTGTTAACCTCATTAATAATGCGATAAAATTCACTGATAAAGGCTTTGTCGAATTCGGATATCACATAAAGGAAGAAACTCTTATAGAGTTTTATGTGAAAGATACCGGCCCCGGCATGTCCAGGGAAGAATTGAACATGATATTTGAAAGGTTCAAGAGAGCCAGGACATCAGAAGAAAAAAACATCGTAGGAACCGGTCTTGGTCTTGCCATTTCAAAGAACCTTGTTCAGCTGCTGGGAGGTGAAATGTGGGTTGATTCCATTGCGGGCACAGGAACAACTTTTGTGTTCACAATTCCCTATCTTAAACCGACCATTCTGCCGGAACATAGGCAAATAAGCGCACAGCCCGAAGTTCAGTATAACTGGAACGGACGTAAAGTGCTTATTGCTGAGGACGATCAGATCAGTTTCCGTTTTTTGAATGAACTTCTCAGGAAAACACAGGTTGAAATCATTCATGCTTCAAATGGAAAAAAGGCCGTGGATGTGGTAAAATCAGGCGAACGCCTTGACCTTGTTATCATGGATATCCAACTTCCGGTTATGGATGGACTTCAGGCCACCCGCCTCATTAAAACCATGAATCCTGATTTGCCTGTGATTGCCCAGACAGCATATGCCATGGCAGGAGATAATGAAAAAATCCGACAAGCCGGTTGCGATGATTATGTGCCAAAACCGCTTGATGCCTCAACTTTAATGGCTGTTATGGACCGCTATTTGAAGACAACCGAAACTTCTGCTGAAAACAGGTCTCGTATTATCAGCAATTAA
- a CDS encoding outer membrane beta-barrel protein yields the protein MKKLYTLLLVAVFCSAINAQELDSLKSIMNKDQDEKVEPRNDNSSEPVIVDDESDETNVRVMDRDVVKVIENGDTTYVKVGERPVLEVRDHPDSTSIRVGNKEIRILENNDDTDVKISRIDHPRISNPKFRGHWAGFEWGINNFLDNDFSLSRTGDASFMDLNTGRSWVANINFAQYSLGFGTSHLGIVTGLGVELNNYFFDNNNTIVELNDYVVDSALTGNVGKSKLTTTFLRVPVILEVQFPNAIRSKRVFLSVGIVGGLKIGSHTKVVYKENGKSKDKNRDDFNINPFRYGITARAGFGNVSVFGDYYMTTMFVKDKGPELHPFSLGLSFNF from the coding sequence ATGAAAAAGCTTTATACTTTATTGCTTGTGGCTGTATTTTGCTCTGCAATAAACGCCCAGGAACTCGATTCGCTGAAAAGCATCATGAACAAGGACCAGGATGAGAAAGTGGAACCGCGTAATGACAATTCTTCCGAACCGGTTATTGTAGATGACGAATCGGATGAAACGAACGTAAGAGTGATGGACAGGGATGTGGTTAAGGTAATCGAAAATGGAGATACTACCTATGTTAAGGTTGGAGAACGTCCTGTGCTCGAGGTAAGAGACCATCCCGATTCAACCAGTATCCGTGTCGGGAATAAGGAAATCCGTATTCTTGAAAACAATGACGATACTGACGTAAAAATAAGCCGAATTGATCATCCCCGGATTTCAAATCCTAAATTCAGGGGACATTGGGCCGGATTTGAGTGGGGTATCAATAATTTCCTTGATAATGACTTTTCCCTCTCCAGAACGGGAGACGCATCTTTTATGGATCTGAATACCGGCAGGTCATGGGTAGCCAATATCAATTTTGCCCAATACAGCCTGGGATTTGGAACATCGCATTTAGGAATTGTTACCGGACTGGGAGTTGAATTAAACAATTATTTTTTCGACAACAACAATACGATAGTAGAATTGAACGATTATGTAGTTGACAGTGCTCTTACAGGCAATGTGGGCAAAAGTAAACTGACAACCACATTCCTCCGGGTTCCGGTTATTCTTGAAGTGCAGTTTCCCAATGCAATCAGGTCGAAGAGAGTTTTCCTTTCAGTAGGCATCGTGGGAGGATTAAAAATCGGTTCCCATACTAAGGTTGTTTATAAAGAAAACGGGAAAAGCAAGGACAAGAACCGAGACGATTTCAACATCAATCCGTTCCGCTATGGTATTACAGCCCGGGCCGGCTTCGGTAATGTCAGCGTTTTCGGTGATTACTACATGACTACCATGTTTGTAAAAGATAAAGGTCCTGAATTACATCCCTTCAGCCTTGGTCTGTCATTCAACTTTTAA
- a CDS encoding RNA polymerase sigma factor, which produces MTVAEYNKSVDDHSDGIFRFILKNIKNTDKARDIVQDTYEKLWLKVDEVSASKVKSYLFTSAYHTMIDMIRKEKRSTTFDAGIHDQHVAPAENPGLSELLDQAVQKLPEDQRSVIMLRDYEGYSYEEIAGITGLTESQVKVYIFRGRMFLKNYIGSIESVI; this is translated from the coding sequence ATGACTGTTGCTGAGTACAACAAATCGGTTGATGATCATTCTGACGGTATTTTCCGCTTTATCCTGAAGAACATAAAAAATACCGATAAAGCGCGGGATATCGTGCAGGACACCTATGAAAAGCTTTGGCTGAAAGTGGATGAAGTCTCCGCCTCCAAAGTGAAATCCTATCTCTTCACATCCGCATATCACACAATGATTGATATGATCCGTAAGGAAAAAAGAAGCACAACATTTGACGCCGGCATTCACGACCAGCACGTTGCACCGGCAGAAAACCCCGGGTTGTCCGAACTGCTTGACCAGGCTGTGCAGAAACTTCCGGAAGATCAGCGCAGTGTGATCATGTTAAGGGACTACGAAGGGTATTCCTACGAAGAAATAGCCGGCATTACCGGACTTACAGAATCACAGGTAAAGGTTTATATTTTCAGGGGCAGAATGTTCCTGAAAAATTACATCGGTAGTATTGAATCTGTAATTTAG
- the atpG gene encoding ATP synthase F1 subunit gamma has protein sequence MANLKEIRIRLNSVKSTRQITSAMKMVSAAKLRKAQDAILQLRPFYIKLHDVLKHAGSGLDENHENVFTRSSDAGRILIVVITSNRGLCGAFNTNIVKKAIQSIHEHYSEAYNQGKVDIIAIGKKGADQLKSKNFKVTATFHQLFDKITFEKTSELTNQFIQDFIEQKYGVIKIIYNQFKNAAVQEITEEFLLPLIGETDADDKYESKTDYILEPSGQDIINEMIPYTLRVQFFRAMLESNAAEHGARMTAMHKATDNATDLIRELELNYNKARQAAITGEILEIVGGAEALKE, from the coding sequence ATGGCAAATCTAAAAGAAATACGGATCCGGCTGAATTCGGTGAAATCCACGAGGCAGATCACCAGTGCCATGAAAATGGTATCGGCTGCCAAGCTGCGTAAGGCTCAGGATGCCATCCTTCAGTTACGTCCGTTCTACATTAAGCTTCATGATGTGCTGAAACACGCGGGCAGCGGACTGGATGAGAATCATGAAAATGTGTTCACCCGCTCGTCCGATGCCGGAAGGATTTTGATTGTCGTAATTACATCAAACCGCGGACTCTGCGGTGCTTTCAATACAAATATTGTAAAGAAAGCCATCCAGAGCATACACGAACATTATTCGGAAGCATACAACCAGGGTAAGGTAGATATCATTGCCATCGGAAAAAAGGGCGCTGACCAGTTAAAATCGAAAAATTTCAAGGTAACAGCCACCTTCCATCAGCTGTTTGATAAAATCACTTTTGAAAAAACAAGTGAACTTACAAACCAGTTTATACAGGACTTCATTGAACAAAAATACGGTGTAATCAAGATCATTTACAACCAGTTTAAAAATGCAGCTGTACAGGAAATAACCGAGGAGTTTCTTCTTCCCCTGATCGGTGAAACCGACGCTGATGATAAATACGAATCAAAAACAGATTATATCCTTGAGCCTTCGGGACAGGATATCATCAATGAAATGATCCCCTACACGCTGAGAGTGCAGTTTTTCAGGGCCATGCTTGAGTCTAACGCTGCTGAACACGGTGCCCGCATGACTGCCATGCATAAGGCAACCGATAATGCTACGGATCTTATCCGCGAGCTCGAACTTAATTACAATAAAGCCCGCCAGGCCGCCATCACCGGTGAAATTCTCGAAATAGTCGGTGGTGCAGAGGCGCTGAAGGAGTAA
- the atpA gene encoding F0F1 ATP synthase subunit alpha gives MSALKPSEVSKVLKQQLQGIDTRAQLDEIGTVLQVGDGIARIYGMSNVCSNELIEFEGGVRGIVLNLEEDNVGAVLLGDTEKVKEGDTARRTGRIASINVSEGMLGRIINTLGEPIDGKGPIEGRTFEMPFERKAPGVIFRRPVNEPLQTGIKAIDAMIPIGRGQRELIIGDRQTGKSSIAIDTIINQKEFYDRGEPVYCIYVAIGQKGSTVANIAKTLESYGAMPFTVIVSATASDPAALQFYAPFAGCAIGEYFRDTGRPALIVYDDLSKQAVSYREVSLLLRRPPGREAYPGDVFYLHSRLLERAAKVINNDEIAASMNDLPESLKPVVKGGGSLTALPIIETQAGDVSAYIPTNVISITDGQIFLETNLFNSGIRPAINVGISVSRVGGSAQIKSMKRVAGTLKLDQAQFRELEAFSKFGSDLDAATLSVLDKGAKNVEILKQPLHTPFTVEKQIAIIFCGTRGLLAGLPIEKIREFETEFLDLLDLKHKDVLNTLKEGKFNDDVEKKLTDIAKEIIERLQ, from the coding sequence ATGTCGGCACTTAAACCATCAGAAGTATCCAAGGTTCTTAAACAACAACTCCAGGGTATTGATACCAGGGCCCAGCTTGATGAAATCGGAACTGTTTTGCAGGTGGGTGATGGCATCGCCAGGATCTATGGCATGTCAAACGTATGTTCTAATGAACTGATTGAGTTTGAAGGCGGCGTTCGCGGTATAGTGCTCAATCTCGAAGAGGACAACGTGGGTGCTGTTTTGCTTGGCGATACCGAAAAAGTAAAGGAAGGCGATACCGCAAGACGTACAGGGCGTATAGCCTCTATCAATGTAAGCGAGGGAATGCTCGGCCGTATTATCAATACACTCGGTGAACCGATTGATGGCAAAGGTCCCATTGAAGGCCGCACTTTTGAAATGCCTTTTGAGCGTAAAGCTCCCGGCGTTATCTTCCGTCGCCCGGTAAATGAACCGCTTCAAACCGGTATCAAGGCAATCGATGCTATGATTCCTATCGGACGCGGCCAGCGTGAGCTGATCATCGGCGACCGCCAGACAGGTAAATCGTCAATTGCAATTGACACGATCATCAACCAGAAAGAATTTTATGACAGGGGCGAACCTGTTTACTGCATTTATGTAGCCATAGGACAGAAAGGTTCAACTGTTGCCAATATTGCCAAAACGCTCGAATCATACGGTGCAATGCCGTTTACTGTTATCGTTTCGGCTACAGCTTCTGACCCGGCAGCACTTCAGTTTTATGCCCCGTTTGCAGGCTGTGCAATAGGTGAATATTTCAGGGATACCGGACGTCCGGCACTCATTGTGTATGATGACCTTTCAAAACAGGCTGTCTCATACCGTGAAGTTTCGCTTCTTCTCCGTCGTCCCCCCGGACGTGAGGCTTACCCGGGTGATGTATTCTACCTTCACTCCCGTTTGCTCGAGCGCGCTGCCAAGGTAATCAACAACGATGAAATTGCCGCCAGCATGAATGACCTGCCTGAATCGCTCAAGCCGGTTGTTAAGGGCGGCGGTTCACTCACTGCTTTGCCGATCATTGAGACACAGGCGGGTGACGTTTCTGCATACATTCCCACAAACGTGATCTCCATTACCGATGGCCAGATATTCCTTGAAACAAACCTTTTCAACTCAGGTATCCGCCCGGCTATCAACGTAGGTATTTCGGTTTCCCGCGTCGGTGGTTCGGCCCAGATTAAATCGATGAAACGGGTGGCCGGTACGCTGAAACTCGACCAGGCCCAGTTCCGTGAACTGGAAGCTTTCTCGAAGTTCGGATCCGACCTTGATGCCGCAACCCTGTCAGTGCTGGATAAAGGTGCCAAGAACGTTGAAATTCTGAAGCAACCCCTCCATACGCCATTCACCGTTGAAAAACAAATTGCCATCATCTTCTGCGGTACCCGTGGTTTGCTCGCCGGTCTTCCGATTGAAAAAATACGGGAATTCGAAACCGAGTTTCTTGACCTGCTTGACCTGAAACATAAAGATGTGCTGAATACCTTGAAAGAGGGCAAGTTTAATGACGATGTGGAAAAGAAACTGACCGATATCGCCAAAGAAATTATCGAACGGTTGCAATAA
- the atpH gene encoding ATP synthase F1 subunit delta: MNESKITVRYAKALFALAKEGNAFEAMKNDMELLQQCIHDIPELQYIMSSPVIKVTEKIKLFEATFKSSFSPFTMSFIRLVLERRRDEYLEGIARYFLSLLKSQQGVQAAEIVTAVPLNDQLRKSILNFIAKKFNTKVDLQENVDEKLIGGFILRVGDQQIDASISNKLAIIKQSLINSHS, from the coding sequence ATGAACGAAAGCAAAATTACAGTTCGCTATGCCAAGGCTCTTTTCGCCCTGGCAAAAGAGGGAAATGCATTCGAAGCCATGAAGAACGACATGGAATTGCTTCAGCAGTGCATTCATGATATTCCCGAACTGCAGTATATAATGAGCAGTCCGGTAATAAAAGTTACCGAAAAAATCAAGCTTTTCGAGGCCACGTTTAAATCGTCGTTCTCTCCTTTTACCATGTCGTTTATCAGGCTTGTGCTTGAAAGGAGAAGGGATGAGTATCTCGAAGGCATAGCCCGTTATTTTCTGAGTCTACTTAAATCACAACAGGGTGTTCAGGCGGCTGAAATTGTAACCGCTGTTCCGCTGAATGACCAGCTCAGAAAATCGATCCTGAATTTCATTGCTAAAAAATTCAATACAAAGGTTGACCTGCAGGAAAACGTGGATGAGAAACTCATCGGCGGCTTCATTCTGCGTGTGGGAGACCAGCAGATAGACGCCAGCATTTCAAACAAACTGGCCATTATCAAACAATCACTAATTAATTCACATTCCTAG
- the atpF gene encoding F0F1 ATP synthase subunit B, whose product MDLLIPETGTIIWSFIGFLITFLILAKFAWKPLLKGLKERDNSIAQALQAAELAKKDVSMLHSESEKLLAEAKAERDKIMQEARAMKDSLLNEAREQAKKEGHKLLDEARTAIKNERAAAIQDIRKQVAELSVSISEKILMHELEDSDKQRELIDKSIVEAKLN is encoded by the coding sequence ATGGATTTACTGATTCCCGAAACCGGTACGATAATCTGGTCATTTATCGGATTTCTGATCACCTTCCTGATCCTGGCCAAATTTGCCTGGAAACCTCTTCTGAAAGGGTTGAAGGAACGTGATAATTCGATTGCCCAGGCATTGCAGGCTGCAGAGCTTGCAAAAAAGGATGTTTCAATGCTTCATTCCGAAAGTGAAAAATTGCTTGCAGAAGCAAAGGCTGAAAGGGATAAGATCATGCAGGAAGCTCGGGCAATGAAAGATTCATTGCTGAATGAGGCCCGTGAACAGGCTAAAAAAGAAGGTCACAAACTTCTTGATGAAGCCCGCACAGCAATTAAAAATGAAAGAGCAGCTGCCATCCAGGACATCAGGAAACAGGTTGCCGAGCTTTCCGTTTCCATTTCAGAAAAGATCCTGATGCACGAGCTTGAAGATTCGGATAAGCAAAGAGAACTCATCGACAAATCAATAGTGGAAGCCAAGCTGAACTAA
- the atpE gene encoding ATP synthase F0 subunit C — protein sequence MLNTILQVAAGMTVGAGLAKLGGAIGAGLAALGAGFGIGRIGGSAMEAIARQPEASGDIRANMIVAAALIEGVALFGVIISLLAVVMG from the coding sequence ATGTTGAATACTATTTTACAGGTTGCAGCCGGAATGACTGTAGGAGCCGGTTTAGCAAAGCTCGGCGGTGCTATTGGTGCTGGTCTTGCTGCTTTGGGTGCTGGTTTTGGTATTGGCCGTATCGGTGGCAGTGCCATGGAAGCTATTGCCCGTCAGCCGGAAGCTTCAGGCGACATCCGTGCTAACATGATCGTTGCTGCAGCTCTTATTGAAGGAGTTGCACTTTTTGGCGTTATCATCAGCCTCCTGGCTGTTGTAATGGGCTAA
- the atpB gene encoding F0F1 ATP synthase subunit A, whose protein sequence is MYSKICKVLIIPAMLFLTHSVNAFSSTSEKDSQQTIASEQAESHEVAAEGEGSEKFNPGDFMFDHIKDAHEWHILSVGKTHVSIPLPVIIYSKTSGLHVFMSSKFKHGHETYKGFHLELTGENKGKILEEDGTKPFDISITKNVAAMLFSITLILLIFVSVGNMYRKNPLQAPRGLQTFVEPIVTFLRDEVIKPSIGPRYERYMPYLLTIFFFIWINNMLGLIPIPPGGANLTGNIAVTMTLALFTFIITTFSGNKTYWQHIVNTPGVPVWLKMPLPIIPLVEVIGVFTKPFVLMVRLFANITAGHIIALGFISLIYIFAQMSHGLAYGVSIISVAFNVFMMFLELLVAFIQAFVFTFLSSIYFGMAVEEHHHDNHEAHEHA, encoded by the coding sequence ATGTACAGTAAGATTTGCAAGGTTTTAATCATTCCGGCCATGCTGTTTTTGACGCATTCGGTGAATGCGTTTTCCAGTACATCCGAAAAAGACAGTCAGCAGACCATCGCCAGTGAGCAGGCTGAATCACATGAAGTTGCCGCTGAAGGTGAAGGATCTGAGAAGTTCAATCCGGGTGATTTCATGTTCGATCACATCAAGGATGCTCATGAATGGCATATTCTGAGTGTAGGTAAAACACATGTATCAATTCCTTTACCGGTCATTATTTACAGTAAAACTTCCGGACTGCATGTTTTCATGTCGAGCAAATTCAAACACGGACATGAAACGTACAAAGGTTTTCACCTTGAACTTACCGGCGAAAATAAAGGAAAAATTCTCGAAGAAGACGGAACAAAGCCCTTCGATATTTCAATAACAAAAAACGTAGCAGCAATGCTGTTTAGCATAACGCTGATCCTGTTGATTTTTGTAAGTGTGGGCAACATGTACAGGAAAAATCCCCTTCAGGCTCCCCGTGGTCTTCAGACCTTTGTTGAACCTATTGTTACTTTTCTCAGGGATGAGGTTATCAAACCTTCTATTGGTCCCCGGTACGAACGTTACATGCCTTACCTGCTCACGATTTTCTTTTTCATCTGGATCAACAACATGCTGGGCCTGATTCCGATCCCACCGGGCGGCGCCAATCTTACCGGGAATATAGCGGTTACCATGACGCTGGCTCTTTTCACATTTATCATAACCACTTTCAGCGGAAACAAAACGTACTGGCAACATATTGTAAACACTCCGGGTGTTCCGGTATGGCTTAAAATGCCATTGCCTATCATCCCGCTTGTTGAAGTGATCGGTGTTTTCACAAAGCCCTTTGTTCTGATGGTCCGACTTTTTGCCAACATCACGGCCGGTCACATCATAGCGCTCGGCTTTATAAGCCTGATTTATATTTTTGCCCAGATGTCGCACGGGCTTGCATATGGTGTATCCATAATATCCGTGGCTTTTAATGTTTTCATGATGTTCCTTGAATTACTTGTCGCCTTTATCCAGGCTTTTGTATTCACCTTCCTGTCCTCTATTTATTTCGGGATGGCTGTGGAAGAACATCATCATGACAACCATGAAGCACATGAACATGCTTAA
- a CDS encoding AtpZ/AtpI family protein, with product MQEKKPKEQQKIVKGLSNYARYSGLAFQMVAIILIGVFGGIKVDKWLSLKFPVFTVILSLLGTGIALYTGIKDLLRNK from the coding sequence ATGCAGGAAAAGAAGCCGAAAGAACAACAGAAGATAGTAAAAGGCCTAAGTAATTATGCCCGCTATTCCGGACTGGCCTTTCAGATGGTTGCCATAATCCTTATCGGTGTCTTCGGAGGCATCAAAGTTGATAAATGGCTCAGCCTGAAATTCCCGGTCTTCACTGTTATACTTTCACTGCTTGGCACAGGTATAGCACTTTATACAGGTATAAAAGATTTACTCAGGAACAAATAG
- a CDS encoding polymer-forming cytoskeletal protein — protein MAKIIETENNVINQIGVGTEITGDVTTNGDIRFDGILTGNLKTKGKVVIGETGSVKGEIVCKNSVLEGKVEGKITVGELLTLKATSSLTGDITTRRLAIEPGARFSGNCSMTAEPSSNAGKEAERTTEDSKRPK, from the coding sequence ATGGCAAAAATTATTGAGACCGAAAACAATGTTATCAACCAGATTGGTGTTGGAACTGAAATCACAGGTGATGTTACCACAAACGGTGATATCCGCTTTGATGGCATACTCACAGGCAATTTAAAAACCAAGGGTAAGGTGGTTATTGGCGAAACCGGATCGGTTAAAGGAGAAATCGTTTGCAAAAATTCTGTTCTTGAAGGGAAAGTGGAAGGCAAAATCACTGTAGGGGAACTTCTCACACTGAAAGCTACTTCAAGTCTGACAGGCGACATTACAACCCGTCGACTGGCCATTGAACCTGGCGCCCGCTTTTCAGGTAATTGCAGTATGACAGCAGAACCTTCTTCGAATGCAGGAAAAGAAGCCGAAAGAACAACAGAAGATAGTAAAAGGCCTAAGTAA